Within the Bradyrhizobium ottawaense genome, the region GAAGCGCGACGAAGTGTTCGTGGAGTCGGAAAGCTGATCTTGAGCTGACCTCGCGCCGACCCTGCGTCGGCGCGCCGCATCCCGAAGTCGAATCGACTTCAGGCGTGCTGCTGTGAGATGAATGCCGGCCGGTTGGGCCGGCATTTTTTTTTCGGACTTTCCTGGAGAGACAGCGATGAAACGTTACGGGCGCTCGCTTGCGAGCGGTTGCGTTGCCATGCTTGCGGCGCTGTGCGGCGCTGTGCGGCGTTGTGGCGCAGGCGCAGGCTCAAGCCTATCCGACGCGCAGCATCACCATGATCGTGCCGTTCGCGGCCGGCGGTCCGACCGACGTCATCTCGCGCATCGTTACCTCGCATATGGCGCAGACGCTCGGCCAGAGCATCATCATCGAGAATGTGGTCGGTGCCGGCGGCACCACCGCCACCACGCGCGCGGCGCGCGCCGCCAATGACGGCTACACACTGATCACCGGGCACATGGGCACGCATGCGGCCGCGGTGCCTTTGTATCCGAATCTCGCCTATCATCCGGAAAAGGATTTCGAACCCGTTGGCCTGCTCGCCGGCACGCCGATCCTGATCCTGGCGCGCAAGGATTTTCCGCCGAAGGATCTCAAGGAATTCATCGCCTATGTGAAGGCCAACGAGGCCAAGGTCAACGCCGCGCATGCCGGCGTCGGCTCGGTGTCGCATGTCTCGTGTCAGCTCCTGAATTCGGTTCTCGACATCAAGCCGACCGGCGTTCCCTTCAACGGCACGGGTCCGGCGATGAATGCGCTGGTGGGCGGGCAGGTCGACTACATGTGCGACCAGATCGTCAACGCGGTGCCGCAGATCAACGCCGGCACCATCAAGGCCTATGCGGTGGCGACGCCGGAGCGCAATCCGTCGCTATCAAATATTCCGACCACCGCGGAAGCTGGCCTTCCGGTGTTCCAGGCGCAGGCGTGGAACGCGATCTTTGCGCCGAAGGGAACACCGGCGCCGGTCATCGCCAGGTTGAACGAGGCGGTCGGCAAGGCCCTCAATGACGAGACCGTCCGCAAGCGCCTGCTCGAACTCGGCAGCGTGATCCCGGGGCCGGCGGATCGTACCCCGGAGGCGTTGGCGGCATTGGTGAAATCCGAAATCGCGAAGTGGACGCCGGTGCTCAAGCCCGCAAGTTAATCAACGCGATCAAGTGGATAGGCGAGGGGCGGGACCATCGGTTCCGCCCCTTGTCGTTTGCCGGCCGAAGCCTCATTTTTTCGGGTATAAATGCGGTTAGATAACCGAATCGGCGTGTCGGTCGGCTATCCCGGCCGCTAAATTCGCGATCCCGAAAAGCCCGAAACGTCAGCCATGAATCAATACCACGATCTGCTCGAACGGATTCTCGCCGATGGCGCCGAGAAGCACGACCGCACCGGCACCGGTACGCTGTCGGTCTTCGGCCATCAGATGCGCTTCAATCTGTCGGCCGGTTTTCCGATGCTGACCACCAAGCGGCTGCCGTTGAAGGCGATCGTCCATGAACTGCTGTGGTTCCTCCAGGGCGACACCAACATCAAATACCTGAAGGACAACGGCGTTTCGATCTGGGACGAATGGGCCGACGCCAATGGCGATCTCGGTCCCGTCTACGGTTCGCAGTGGCGATCCTGGCCGGCGCCGGACGGGCGCAGCATCGACCAGATATCCAACGTCGTTGACATGATCAAACGCAATCCGGACTCGCGGCGCTTGATCGTCAGTGCGTGGAATCCGGCCGACGTCGACAAGATGGCGCTGCCACCCTGTCACTGCCTGTTCCAGTTCTATGTCGCGAACGGCAAATTGTCGTGCCAGCTCTACCAGCGCTCCGGCGACGTGTTCCTCGGTGTGCCCTTCAACATCGCCTCCTATGCGTTGCTGACGATGATGGTGGCGCAGGTGACGGGACTGAAACCCGGCGATTTCGTGCACTCGCTCGGTGACGCGCACCTGTATTCGAACCACCTGGAGCAGGCGCGGTTGCAACTGACGCGGCCGACGCGTTCGTTGCCGGTGATGAAGATCAATCCCGATGTGAAGGACATCTTCGCGTTCCGCTACGAAGACTTCGCGCTCGAAGGCTACGACCCGCACCCGCACATCAAGGCCGCGGTCGCTGTATGAGTCGCGGTGTGAGCGATTGAATGTCCCTTGTCATCCGCCGCGTGCGCCAGGGCGAAGCAGGACTTGTCCTGTCCTTTGTTCGCGAACTCGCCGAGTATGAAAAACTGCTCCACGAAGTGGAGGCGACCGAAGCCGATATCGACGCGGCGTTGTTCGGCACCAATCCCCGGCTATTTTGCGAAATCGCCGAGTGGGACGGCGAGCCTGCAGGCTTCGCGGTCTGGTTCATCAATTTTTCGACCTTTAGCGGCCGTTCGGGCATCTATCTGGAGGACCTGTTCGTTCGCCCGCCGTTGCGCGGCAAGGGTATCGGCAAGGCACTGCTGGCGTATCTCGCCGGCGAGTGCGTGGCAAAGGGCTGGTCGCGCCTGCAATGGTCGGTGCTGGACTGGAACACGCCATCGATCGAATTCTACAAATCGCTCGGCGCCGAATTGATGGACGAGTGGACGGTTTGCCGGGTCGGCGGTCCGGCGTTGACGGCACTTGCGCAAGGGGCGCGCTGATGGAAATCGTCTTCGTTGTCGCGGTTGCCGAAAACGGCGTGATCGGCGCCAACGGCGCGATGCCGTGGCGGCTGAAATCCGACCTGCAGCGTTTCAAGGCGCTGACGTTCGGCCGGCCGGTGGTGATGGGCCGCAAGACCTTCGCCTCGATCGGACGGCCGCTGCCCGGCCGGACCAATATCGTGGTGACACGCGATCGCGAGTTTCGCGCCGCCGGCGTAGTCGTCACCAACTCCGCTGCCGATGCCATGGCGATCGCGACCGGCGATGCGCTGCGGCGTTTCGCCACTGAGATCGCGATCATCGGCGGCGCCGAAATCTACGCTCAATGCATGGATCGCGCCGATCGGCTGGAAATCACCGAAGTGCACGCCCGGCCTGATGGCGATACGCGTTTCGCCACAATTGATGCGGCGGACTGGGAAGAGGTCGCACGCGTGCGGAATCCGGCGGGTCCCGACGACAGCGCTGACTTCTCCTATGTGACATTTCGTCGGTGCGACCGGCGTTAAGCCTCGCATTAACCCCGCTAACCAATGTTTACATTGACAATTATGGCATCGCGCATAGCTGCTTCGAGCGCCAAGCTTGCGTTGTAAGGGCCCGGGCGGTCCCCTATAAAGCCGGGCGGATAGGCGAGGCCGGGTATCCCACCCAAAACAGGCGGACCCGGGCCCCGCGGAGGAGATTTATATGCCGTGGAAGAATCAAGGCGGGGGCCCGTGGGGCTCGGGTCCGAAAGGACCGTGGGGCAACGGTCCGCAATCGGTTGGGCCAAGGCCTCCCGATCTTGAGGACCTTCTGCGCCGCGGCCAGGACCGGCTGCAGCAGCTTCTGCCCGGCGGCCATTTCAGCGGCATGGGCATCGCCCTGGTGCTGATCGGCGCGCTGGCGATCTGGGGCCTGTCCGGATTTTTCCGCGTGCAGTCGGAAGAGCTCGGCGTCGTGCTGCGCTTCGGCAAGCATGTGCGCACGGTACAGCCCGGCCTGAACTATCATCTGCCCTATCCGATCGAGACCGTGCTGCTGCCGAAGGCGCTGCGCGTCTCCACCATTTCGATCGGCATGACCCTGATCGACGATCCGGCGCGGCGTGGCCGCACCATGCGCGATGTGCCGGAAGAAAGCCTGATGCTGACCGGCGACGAGAACATCGTCGACGTCGACTTCACCGTGTTGTGGCGGATCAAGCCCGACGGCGTCGGCAACTATCTCTTCAATATCCAGAATCCCGAAGGCACCGTGAAGGCCGTGGCTGAAAGCGCGATGCGCGAGGTGGTCGGCCGCGCCAACATCCAGCCGATCCTCACCGGCGCGCGCACCACGACCGAAGCGGGCGTGCAGGACCTGATGCAGAAGACGCTCGACAGCTACGGCTCCGGCATCCTGGTGCAGCAGGTGCAGATGCAGAAGGTCGACCCGCCGGCGCAGGTGATCGACGCGTTCCGCGACGTGCAGGCCGCACGCGCCGACCTCGAGCGGCTGCAGAACGAAGCGCAGACCTATGCCAACCGTGTCGTTCCCGACGCGCGTGGCCGCGGCGCGCAAATCCTCCAGGTCGCCGAAGGCTACCAGCAGCAGGCGATCGCCGAAGCCAAGGGCCAGAGCTCGCGCTTCCTGAAAGTCTACGAAGAATACAAGAAGGCGCCCGACGTGACCCGACAGCGTATTTATCTGGAGACGATGGAGCGGGTTCTCGGCGGTTCCGAGAAGCTGGTCTATGACGGCGGCGGCAACGGGCAAAGCATCGTGCCGTATCTGCCGCTCAGCGAGTTGACGCCGCGGCGTCCGCAGGCGCCAGCCACGACCGGCCAGCCGCAGCAGGGAGGCACGCGATGAGATCCCCCGTTGCAGGCATTGCTGCCCTGATTGTCCTGTTTGTTGTCGTCATCATCGGCTACAGCTCGGTCTTCACCGTCTCGCAGACCGAACAGGTGCTGGTGGTGCGGCTCGGCGAACCCGTTCGCGTCGTCACTGAACCCGGCCTGAACTTCAAGGCCCCGTTCATCGACAGCGTGATCTCGATCGACAAGCGCATTCTCGATCTGGAAAACCCGTCGCAGGAAGTGATCGCCTCCGATCAGAAGCGGCTGGTGGTCGATGCTTTCGCCCGCTACCGCATCAAGAACGCGCTGCGTTTCTACCAGAGCGTCGGCTCGATCCAGGCCGCCAACATCCAGCTCACGACGCTGTTGAACGCGTCGCTGCGCCGGGTGCTGGGCGAGGTCACCTTCATCACGGTGGTGCGCGACGAGCGCGAAGCGCTGATGAACCGGATTCGCGACCAGCTTGACAAGGAAGCCGACGGTTACGGCATCCAGGTGGTCGACGTCCGTATCCGCCGCGCCGACCTGCCGGAGCAGAACAGCCAGGCGGTCTACCAGCGGATGCAGACCGAGCGGCAGCGCGAGGCGGCGGAGTTCCGTGCCCAGGGCGGCCAGAAGGCGCAGGAGATCAGGTCGAAGGCGGATCGTGAAGCTACCGTCATCATCGCCGAGGCGAATTCGACGGCCGAACAGACCAGGGGCGCCGGCGATGCCGAACGCAACCGCCTGTTCGCCGAGGCCTACGGCCAGGATCCGGATTTCTTTGCCTTCTACCGCTCGATGACGGCCTATGAGAACGGGCTCAAGTCGAGCGATACCCGCTTCCTGCTGCAGCCCAATTCGGAGTTCTTCCGCTTCTTCGCCAATCCGGCCGGCCATCCGCCGGTGGCGGCGGCCCCGGCCGCGCCCAAGCCGTAAGGTTGGCGGCGGGGTACAAAAGGTGTAGCGAAGCGGAAGCCGCTTCGCTGCCATAAGCGCGAAAAGCGCCGCTAACGGGAGGTTGCCATCCGATGAGGTCCATAGCGTTCACCGACTTCCTCATCGGTGTGGGAATCCTGTTTGTGCTGGAAGGCCTGATGTTCGCGGCAAGCCCGGCCTGGATGCGCCGCGCCATGAAGAGTGCGCTGGCCACGCCCGACAATATTCTGCGGGTGGTCGGCATCGGATCGGCGGTCGCGGGTCTGGTCCTGATCTGGTTCGTCCGGCGGTAGTTTTAGGCACCGTCATTCCGGGGCGTGCGACGCAAGAACCTCAGGGGTGCACTTGCACCCCGGGGAATCGCGAGATACCCGATCCGCCATTGCGCATCTGAAGTCTGGTTCCTTCGGACCGTCCCGGAATGACGGCCACTAAACTGTTTGCAAACCCCTGTTGCATCAACGAAATCGTGAGCCATCGGCGACCGGTTTTTCGCCGGATTGTCCGGCTCAAATGCTTGCGCCGCGGACCCGTTCGGGCGCACTGTGGACGCCATCGACCCCTTGGAGAGAAGCTGACATGACCGGTGCCAGACCCGCCTTGAGCCGCAGCCTGCGCCTGATGGGGCTTGCGATCACGCTCAGTGCCGCCAGTCTGCTGGCGTCCGCGCCAGCCAGTGCGCGGGGGCCGGACGGCATTGCCGACATTGCCGAGAAGGTGATCGACGCTGTCGTCAACATCTCGACCTCGCAGACCGTCGAGGCCAAGGGCGGCGACCGGGGCGCGATGCCGCAATTGCCGCCGGGGTCGCCATTCGAGGAATTCTTCGACGACTTCTTCAAGAACCGGCGCGGCGGCGGCCCCAAGGGCGGCGGCGACAAGAACAGCGACATGCAGCCGCGCAAGACCAATTCGCTCGGCTCCGGCTTCATCGTCGATACGTCGGGCATCGTCGTCACCAACAATCACGTCATCGCCGACGCCGACGAGATCAACGTGATCATGAACGACGGCACCAAGATCAAGGCCGAACTGGTCGGCGTCGACAAGAAGACCGACATCGCGGTTCTGAAGTTCAAGCCGGTGAAGCCGCTGATCGCGGTGAAGTTCGGCGATTCCGACAAGCTGCGTCTCGGCGAGTGGGTGATCGCGATCGGCAATCCGTTCTCGCTCGGCGGCTCGGTCACGGCCGGCATCGTTTCGGCGCGCAACCGCGATATCAGCCAGGGGCCGTATGACAACTACATCCAGACCGACGCGTCGATCAATCGCGGCAATTCCGGCGGCCCGCTGTTCAACCTCGATGGCGATGTGGTCGGCGTCAACACGCTGATCATTTCACCGACCGGCGGCTCGATCGGCCTTGGCTTCGCGGTCCCGTCCAAGACCGTCGCCGGCGTCGTCGATCAGCTCCGGCAGTTCGGCGAACTGCGCCGCGGCTGGCTCGGCGTGCGCATCCAGCAGGTCACCGACGAGATCGCCGAAAGCCTCAACATCAAGCCCGCCCGCGGCGCGCTGGTCGCAGGGGTTGACGAAAAGGGCCCGGCGAAACCTGCGGGCATCGAACCCGGCGATGTCGTGGTCAAGTTCGACGGCAAGGACGTCAAGGATCCGAAGGATCTGTCGCGCGTGGTGGCTGACACCGCGGTCGGCAAGGAGGTCGATGTCGTGATCATCCGCAAGGGTGCCGAGGAAACCCGCAAGGTGACGCTCGGTCGCCTCGAGGATAACGACAAGACGCAGCAGGCTTCCGCCAAGGCCAAGGAAGAGCCGGCTGAAAAGCCGGTGACGCAAAAGGCGCTCGGCCTCGATCTGGCCACGCTTAGCAAGGACCTGCGCGGCAAATACAAGATCAAGGAAAGCGTCAAGGGCGTGGTCATCACCGGCGTCGACGGCACGTCCGATGCCGCCGAAAAGCGGCTGTCCGCCGGCGACGTCATCGTCGAGGTGGCGCAGGAGGCCGTGAGCAACGCCGCCGATATCAAGAAGCGGGTCGACCAGCTCAAGAAGGACGGCAAGAAGTCGGTGCTGCTGCTGGTCGCCAACGGCGACGGCGAGCTGCGCTTCGTCGCACTGAGCGTGCAGTAGGGTTGGTTCGTTACGAACGATGTTGTGTGTGCGTCGTCCCCGCCTAGTGCGCAATTGCGCACGGGGAGCGAGGACCCATACGCCGCGGCCGTTGTATTAAGAAACGCTGTTCGACGACTTTTCGTAACCACGAACGCCTGTCGTTATGGGTCCCCGCTCCCCGTGCGCAATTGCGCACTAGGCGGGGACGACGCAGAGAGTTTATCCCTCCACGAACTCCTCGCGACGATAGCCCTGCGCGTACAACAGCGCGCTGAGATCGCCGTAGTCGATCCTTACTGCGGCGGCTGCGGCAACCGCGGGCTTGGCGTGATAGGCGACGCCGAGGCCGGCCGCTTCGATCATGCCGAGATCGTTGGCGCCGTCGCCGGTCACCAGCGTGTCGATTTCGTCGAGATCGAAGGATTCGCGCAGCTCAACCAGGGTCGCAAGCTTGGTGGCGCGGCCCAAAATCGGCTCGGTGACTTCACCGGTGAGTTTGCCGTCGCGAACCGTGAGTTCGTTGGCGCGGTTTTCCTGGAAGCCGATTTTGGCGGCGACCGCGTTGGTAAACAGCGTGAAGCCGCCCGAGATCAGGCAGGTCCAGGCGCCGTGCGCGCGCATCGTGGCGACCAGTTCGCGGCCGCCCGGCGTCAGCGTGATGCGTTTTTCCAGCACCTCGTCGATCACGCCGACCGGCAAATCCTTCAGCAGCGCGACGCGCTCGCGCAGCGCGGGTTCGAACTCGATTTCGCCGCGCATCGCGCGTTCGGTGATGGCGGCGACGTGCGCTTTCAGGCCGGCGAAATCGGCCAGTTCGTCGATGCACTCCTGGCCGATCATGGTGGAATCCATGTCGGCCAGAAAAAGCTTCTTGCGCCGGAACGCGGCAGGCTGCACCACAATGTCGATCGGCAGGTCGCCGCGCGCCTTTTGCAGGCGGGCTTCGATCGCCTTGATGTCGGCCTGGCTATTGAAGGATTGGCCTGCGAAGGGGATATCGACCGCCACCTCGTCGAACAGCCATTGTGCTGACCCCGGCGAAGGCAGCACGGCCAGCGCGCCGTCGACGATGGTGGAGTCGAGCGCGGGGTTGGCGGGATTGCAGATGAGCGTGGCGACGAGGGACATGCAGGCGGGTTCGCAAGGTTTGAGCAAGCAGGATGTGAGCAAGCCCGTGCTTATCGCAGGGCCGACCGCCAGCGGCAAGTCGGCGCTGGCGCTCGCGCTTGCGCAAAAAACCGGCGGTGTCGTCATCAACACCGATTCCATGCAGGTCTATCGCGACCTCCACATCATCACGGCGCGACCGACGCCGGACGAAGAGGCGGTCGTGCCGCATCGTCTCTACGGCCATGTCGATGCGGCCGTGAATTTTTCCGCCGGCGCCTGGGTGACGGACGCAGCAAAAGTGCTGGCAGACGCGCGCGCGCAGGGACGCCTGCCGATCTTCGCCGGCGGTTCCGGCCTGTATTTCAAGGCGCTGACGCGCGGTCTGTCGGCAGTGCCGCCGATTGCCGCCGAGGTGCGCGAGGACGTCCGCGCGCGGCTGGAACGGGACGGCGTCGAAGCGCTGCATGCCGAGCTTGCAGTGCGTGATCCGGCGTCGGCCGATCGCCTCAAGCCGCGCGACCGCACCCGGATCGCGCGTGCGCTGGAGGTGGTGGAGGCGACCGGCCGCTCGCTGACCGACTGGCACCGGGAGGGCCTGCCGCCGCTGCTGCCGCCGGGTGAGTTTGCGGCACTGTTCATCGCGCCCGAACGCGATGCGCTCTACGCCCGGATCGATGCCCGGTTCGATGCCATGCTGGCGGGCGGGGCGCTGGACGAGGTCGCCAGCCTGGCATCGCGAAACCTCGATCCGCTGCTGCCGGCGATGAAGGCCCACGGCGTACCGGCGCTGATCCGCCACCTCAAGGGCGAGATCACGCGCGAGGCCGCCGCCGAGACCGGCCGCGCCGACACCCGCCATTACGCCAAGCGGCAATTCACCTGGTTCCGGCATCAACTGCCGGAGTTCGAATGGGTGATGCCGGGAGATGCGAGGGGCTGGGTGGCCAGTGTCATTCCGGGGCGCGAAGCGAACCCGGAATCTCGAGATTCCGGGTCTGGTCCTTCGGACCATCCCGGAATGACGTGGAGTTGAACAACAGCCGCGCATAGCCGGAACCGCAAATTCGCACTCGCCGAATGACCGGAACACCGCTAAGCTGGCGAAATCGGGCTGAACGCCGCCCTCCCTTGACTTCCGGGGACCGGACGGTATAACCCGCGCAACCTTTGGGAAGTCCGAGACCTCGAATGCGTAATATTATTACCAAGCTCCTTATCGTAGTCGTACCCAGGCGCACCGCCGGGGGTGGCTGAAGGCCATCCAAATTCGGGCGGTGTGCATGGGGCCTCTGGGGCCCTTTTTTATTTCCCAAATTCTCGAAACCGAAAAAGCCGCTGGCGACAGCGGATCCGGAGCAAGCCAAGGAAACGCGTTATGACCGACAACAGCCACGATCCGAACCAGATGTCCGGCGCCGCGATGATCGTGCGCGCGCTCATCGATCATGGCGTCCAGCACCTGTTCGGCTATCCCGGCGGCGCGGTGCTTCCGATCTACGACGAGATATTTCAGCAGAGCGAGGTCGAGCACATCCTGGTCCGCCACGAGCAGGGCGCCGGCCACGCCGCCGAGGGCTATGCGCGCTCGACCGGCAAGCCGGGCGTGGTGCTGGTGACCTCGGGTCCCGGCGCCACCAACATGGTGACGCCACTGACGGATGCGCTGATGGATTCAATTCCGCTGGTCTGCATCACCGGGCAGGTGCCGACGCATCTGATCGGCAATGACGCGTTCCAGGAGTGCGATACCGTCGGCATCACCCGTCCCTGCACCAAGCACAATTGGCTGGTGCGCGACGTCAACGATCTCGCCAAGGTGTTGCATGAGGCGTTTTACGTTGCGACCACCGGCCGTCCCGGACCGGTGCTGGTCGACGTGCCCAAGGACGTTCAGTTCGCGGTCGGCACCTACCATCCGCCGCGCAAGTCGGACGTGCACGCGTCGTATACGCCGCGGGTGAAGGGCGATGCGGCGCAGATCCGCAAGGCCGTGGCGCTGCTGGCATCCGCCAAGCGGCCGGTGATCTATTCCGGCGGCGGCGTCATCAATTCCGGACCCGAGGCATCGAAGCTGCTACGCGACCTGGTCGAGGCGACCGGCTTTCCGATCACTTCGACCCTGATGGGGCTCGGCGCTTATCCAGCGACCGGCAAGAACTGGCTGGGCATGCTCGGCATGCACGGCACCTACGAGGCCAACATGACGATGCATGATTGCGACGTCATGCTGTGCGTCGGCGCGCGCTTCGACGACCGCATCACCGGCCGCGTCGATGCGTTCTCGCCGAACTCCAAGAAGATCCACATCGACATCGATCCGTCCTCGATCAACAAGAACATCCGTGTCGACGTGCCGATCATCGGCGACTGCGGCAACGTGCTCGGCGACTTGCTGCAGGTGTTCAAGGCGGAAGCCAAAAAACCCGACATCAAGGCGTGGTGGGCGGAGATCGCCAAGTGGCGGGCGCGCAACTCGCTGTCCTACAAGAAGAGCAACGATATCATCCTGCCGCAATACGCGATCGAGAAGCTGTTCGAGGCGACGCGTGGGCGCGACACCTACATCACCACCGAGGTCGGCCAGCACCAGATGTGGGCGGCGCAGTTCTTCGGCTTCGAAGAACCGCACCGCTGGATGACGTCGGGTGGTCTCGGCACCATGGGCTATGGCCTGCCGGCCGCGCTCGGCGTGCAGGTTGCGCATCGCGACAGCCTCGTCATCGACATTGCCGGCGACGCCTCGGTGCAGATGACGATGCAGGAGATGTCGACGGCGGTTCAGTATGAACTGCCGATCAAGATCTTCATCCTGAACAACCAGTATATGGGCATGGTGCGGCAGTGGCAGCAGCTTCTGCACGGCAACCGGTTGTCGCATTCCTATTCGGAAGCGCTGCCGGATTTCGTCAAGCTCGCGGACGCGTTCGGTTGCGTCGGCCTGCAGGCGATCAAGCCCGGCGATCTCGACGGCGCGATCAAGGAAATGATCTCGATCAAGCGCCCGGTGCTGTTCGACTGCCGCGTCGCGGCGCTGGAAAATTGCTTCCCGATGATTCCGTCCGGCAAGGCGCACAACGAAATGCTGCTGCCGGTGGAAGCTACCGACGAAGCCACCGCCGCGGCCTTCGCCGGCGGCAAGGCGCTGGTGTGAGATGAACTGATGTTTGATCTCAGCCAGCTCGAGCACGCGCAGGAAGTCGTCGCGGCGGCAATGCCGCCGACGCCGGCGCATGCGTGGCCGTTGCTGGCACAGCGGCTCGGCGCGTCTGTCATCGTCAAGCACGAGAACCACACGCCGATCGGCGCCTTCAAGGTGCGTGGCGGGCTGGTTTACGTCGATCGCCTCAAGCGCGAGCGGCCCGGCATCGCAGGCTTGACCTCGGCGACGCGCGGCAATCACGGCCAGAGCCTTGCTTTCGCGGCCGGCCGCTACCGGCTGCCGGTGACGATCTATGTTCCGCGTGGCAACTCGGTTGAGAAAAACCGTGCCATGCAGGCCTTCGGCGCCGAACTGATCGAGCACGGCGAGGATTTCGAGGCTGCGCGTCTCGAAGCCATACGCCAGGCCGAAGCCCGCGGGCTTGAAATCGTGCCGTCGTTCCATCCCGATCTGGTTCGGGGCGTCGCGACCTACGCGCTCGAACTGCTGCGAACCGCGCCAGACCTCGACGTGCTCTATGTACCGATCGGGCAGGGCTCGGGCATCTGTGGCTGCATCCTGGCGCGCGACCTGCTTGGGCGCAAAACCGAGGTCGTCGGCGTGCAGTCGACCGAAGCACCGTCCTATGCGCTGTCGTTTGCGGCCGGCAAGATCGTCTCAACCGAAACCGGCAACACCCGGGCCGACGGCATGGCGACGCGCGTACCTGATCCGGACGCGTTG harbors:
- a CDS encoding tripartite tricarboxylate transporter substrate binding protein BugD translates to MPCLRRCAALCGVVAQAQAQAYPTRSITMIVPFAAGGPTDVISRIVTSHMAQTLGQSIIIENVVGAGGTTATTRAARAANDGYTLITGHMGTHAAAVPLYPNLAYHPEKDFEPVGLLAGTPILILARKDFPPKDLKEFIAYVKANEAKVNAAHAGVGSVSHVSCQLLNSVLDIKPTGVPFNGTGPAMNALVGGQVDYMCDQIVNAVPQINAGTIKAYAVATPERNPSLSNIPTTAEAGLPVFQAQAWNAIFAPKGTPAPVIARLNEAVGKALNDETVRKRLLELGSVIPGPADRTPEALAALVKSEIAKWTPVLKPAS
- a CDS encoding thymidylate synthase codes for the protein MNQYHDLLERILADGAEKHDRTGTGTLSVFGHQMRFNLSAGFPMLTTKRLPLKAIVHELLWFLQGDTNIKYLKDNGVSIWDEWADANGDLGPVYGSQWRSWPAPDGRSIDQISNVVDMIKRNPDSRRLIVSAWNPADVDKMALPPCHCLFQFYVANGKLSCQLYQRSGDVFLGVPFNIASYALLTMMVAQVTGLKPGDFVHSLGDAHLYSNHLEQARLQLTRPTRSLPVMKINPDVKDIFAFRYEDFALEGYDPHPHIKAAVAV
- a CDS encoding GNAT family N-acetyltransferase, producing the protein MSLVIRRVRQGEAGLVLSFVRELAEYEKLLHEVEATEADIDAALFGTNPRLFCEIAEWDGEPAGFAVWFINFSTFSGRSGIYLEDLFVRPPLRGKGIGKALLAYLAGECVAKGWSRLQWSVLDWNTPSIEFYKSLGAELMDEWTVCRVGGPALTALAQGAR
- a CDS encoding dihydrofolate reductase, which translates into the protein MEIVFVVAVAENGVIGANGAMPWRLKSDLQRFKALTFGRPVVMGRKTFASIGRPLPGRTNIVVTRDREFRAAGVVVTNSAADAMAIATGDALRRFATEIAIIGGAEIYAQCMDRADRLEITEVHARPDGDTRFATIDAADWEEVARVRNPAGPDDSADFSYVTFRRCDRR
- the hflK gene encoding FtsH protease activity modulator HflK, translated to MPWKNQGGGPWGSGPKGPWGNGPQSVGPRPPDLEDLLRRGQDRLQQLLPGGHFSGMGIALVLIGALAIWGLSGFFRVQSEELGVVLRFGKHVRTVQPGLNYHLPYPIETVLLPKALRVSTISIGMTLIDDPARRGRTMRDVPEESLMLTGDENIVDVDFTVLWRIKPDGVGNYLFNIQNPEGTVKAVAESAMREVVGRANIQPILTGARTTTEAGVQDLMQKTLDSYGSGILVQQVQMQKVDPPAQVIDAFRDVQAARADLERLQNEAQTYANRVVPDARGRGAQILQVAEGYQQQAIAEAKGQSSRFLKVYEEYKKAPDVTRQRIYLETMERVLGGSEKLVYDGGGNGQSIVPYLPLSELTPRRPQAPATTGQPQQGGTR
- the hflC gene encoding protease modulator HflC, encoding MRSPVAGIAALIVLFVVVIIGYSSVFTVSQTEQVLVVRLGEPVRVVTEPGLNFKAPFIDSVISIDKRILDLENPSQEVIASDQKRLVVDAFARYRIKNALRFYQSVGSIQAANIQLTTLLNASLRRVLGEVTFITVVRDEREALMNRIRDQLDKEADGYGIQVVDVRIRRADLPEQNSQAVYQRMQTERQREAAEFRAQGGQKAQEIRSKADREATVIIAEANSTAEQTRGAGDAERNRLFAEAYGQDPDFFAFYRSMTAYENGLKSSDTRFLLQPNSEFFRFFANPAGHPPVAAAPAAPKP
- a CDS encoding DUF2065 domain-containing protein; the encoded protein is MRSIAFTDFLIGVGILFVLEGLMFAASPAWMRRAMKSALATPDNILRVVGIGSAVAGLVLIWFVRR
- a CDS encoding Do family serine endopeptidase, which encodes MTGARPALSRSLRLMGLAITLSAASLLASAPASARGPDGIADIAEKVIDAVVNISTSQTVEAKGGDRGAMPQLPPGSPFEEFFDDFFKNRRGGGPKGGGDKNSDMQPRKTNSLGSGFIVDTSGIVVTNNHVIADADEINVIMNDGTKIKAELVGVDKKTDIAVLKFKPVKPLIAVKFGDSDKLRLGEWVIAIGNPFSLGGSVTAGIVSARNRDISQGPYDNYIQTDASINRGNSGGPLFNLDGDVVGVNTLIISPTGGSIGLGFAVPSKTVAGVVDQLRQFGELRRGWLGVRIQQVTDEIAESLNIKPARGALVAGVDEKGPAKPAGIEPGDVVVKFDGKDVKDPKDLSRVVADTAVGKEVDVVIIRKGAEETRKVTLGRLEDNDKTQQASAKAKEEPAEKPVTQKALGLDLATLSKDLRGKYKIKESVKGVVITGVDGTSDAAEKRLSAGDVIVEVAQEAVSNAADIKKRVDQLKKDGKKSVLLLVANGDGELRFVALSVQ
- the serB gene encoding phosphoserine phosphatase SerB, giving the protein MSLVATLICNPANPALDSTIVDGALAVLPSPGSAQWLFDEVAVDIPFAGQSFNSQADIKAIEARLQKARGDLPIDIVVQPAAFRRKKLFLADMDSTMIGQECIDELADFAGLKAHVAAITERAMRGEIEFEPALRERVALLKDLPVGVIDEVLEKRITLTPGGRELVATMRAHGAWTCLISGGFTLFTNAVAAKIGFQENRANELTVRDGKLTGEVTEPILGRATKLATLVELRESFDLDEIDTLVTGDGANDLGMIEAAGLGVAYHAKPAVAAAAAVRIDYGDLSALLYAQGYRREEFVEG
- the miaA gene encoding tRNA (adenosine(37)-N6)-dimethylallyltransferase MiaA: MQAGSQGLSKQDVSKPVLIAGPTASGKSALALALAQKTGGVVINTDSMQVYRDLHIITARPTPDEEAVVPHRLYGHVDAAVNFSAGAWVTDAAKVLADARAQGRLPIFAGGSGLYFKALTRGLSAVPPIAAEVREDVRARLERDGVEALHAELAVRDPASADRLKPRDRTRIARALEVVEATGRSLTDWHREGLPPLLPPGEFAALFIAPERDALYARIDARFDAMLAGGALDEVASLASRNLDPLLPAMKAHGVPALIRHLKGEITREAAAETGRADTRHYAKRQFTWFRHQLPEFEWVMPGDARGWVASVIPGREANPESRDSGSGPSDHPGMTWS